The Maylandia zebra isolate NMK-2024a linkage group LG14, Mzebra_GT3a, whole genome shotgun sequence genome includes the window ATGCTGCTTTTGCAAAAATGACTTACAAGCATGTCCACCCACCAGCATGAGTGTTGTTCTGTTTTGGGAAGCTGTTTGAAAATGTCAAACACCGTCACTCTCAACCCCTCGAACAGCTTCACTACgtcttttttttcatctgtttaATTTGGTTCTCCAGCTTGTGCCTGCTTTCACTCTTTGATGTATTCCTGTGTGGTTATTTTGTACGTATTctgtatgtttttattattcatcATTCCTCCATAAGAAAATATCTTAGCTGTTCTAAAGCCTTCACCATACTCTAGATTTAATTTAGTAAGCACAAAACCACAAACATCTGCCACTGACACTGTTAAAGGACAATATCAGCTTAATTTGTTTCCAGCCTTGTGGTTCACttattaaaggaaaacaaaaaatcgaACCAAGCCTTCTATAACCCCTCTTGTGTCTCTATAATTTTACCAAACTGTAATCATCAAATTCCTACATCTGATAGAGGTTAGGATCATTTCAGTTCTTCTGCTCATTAGATTTCCAGTTTATTGGTCTTTTAAAGATGATTAATTagtctttaataataatatgtttttttgtttagcaCATTTTTAAAGTGCACAAATTGCTTCACAGTTTGGATAAAACATACATGAGAACGACCGCGAATTCTGAACCAGTCATGACTCACGCAGGGACTCACTAGCAGATTGTGGTCACCTAAGTTAGCATGAAAAACAACAGCTTGTCTCCAAACAGCCTTCAGCTACTTGCTGAGTCGTAATAAGACTGAAAAGTGCGACAAAAAAATCTTACTGCTGCTACCAACACATTTCAGAAGCTTTGAAGTCAAACAGTCCGTTTCCAGTTTGTGTCACGCTTCAGCTTTCGCAAACATTATTTGCCAAGTGGTTGCAGACAAGTCAGCAACTGTagcaatctgctagcaaccagGTTAATCCCAGGGATGGTTTTGGTGCAGAGCCTGCACCATCAATGTGGGAAATACCAgttgggaaataaatatttttctctAGCAGCCAGAGGTTGTCAGGGGCTTGCCAACTAGGCATCTCAACCCCCCCTAAAAAAAGGCAAGTACTGTTTGGGCTCTAGCAGTAGTAGACTCTAGAGTCTTGTTTTgtctattgtaaaaaaaaaaaaaaaaagttggttaTTTAACTAATGAAACTAACTAAATCTCACATTTGGTGAGCTTCAACCAGACAATGTGGGTGTAATTTTCTGAAGGCTTTACAAATACTCCAGCCTTGGCACATTCCCCTCCTGTCACTGCACTGATTTCAATCTAAAGCCACTGACATGGACTTGTACACAGTTAAGGCTGACATTAAGTGATCTTTCATCAGAGAGATTATACACAAAGAGACCTCCACGTGGATTAAATATGGCCTATGAGTAGATGCATAGCATTGCCTGTATAATCCTGCCCCTGAAAATCAGCCCACAAGGGCACTTTAATATCATAGCGTGCTATACGTCAACAATAGCTGGAACAGCATCCCACAGAGCCTTTTTCTGGCACCTGATCCATGTATCATATTTTCACTTCATGCATTCAGCTGGTCCTTTCAGACTGAGTGATTTGCAACAAatgctgctgcagaggcttAAAAGCAGAAGCTTAAATTTAATGGAATTAAATTTGAAGCCCAAGGTTGAAGCTTACACTCCTACGTGAGACTAATTACTCAGCTGTAATCTGGCAGCTTTGTGAAAAATTTCTTAATTGATTGATTATTTGGTCTGTAATTTGGTTTGAAAATggtaaaagcaaacaaacaaacgtgaGTTTGTGGGTGCAGCAGTCATTCCAGTTGGATAATCTGTACCTGTGTCCATTTGTTGATTCTGTACATCAGGACTTAACGTTTTGAACAAGTGTTGGAGGACTGGATGATGCATAAACTTTGTGAGAGGATGAAACGTGCTTTGGGTAAAACAtcagtctgtatgtgtgtgtgtcaggggtCAGCTCTGACAACTGTACTGAATGTGTCTTTGTGCCCCAATCCCACGCTGCTGGCATCGTGtcagaggagagaaaacaaggGCACATCTCATtgccttatttatttatatcccCCTCCCAGTCCTTCCCATCAGCACTCGAGCCTTTATCAGCCTCGCGCTGACACTAAAAACAATCATATTGCAGAGCAGCAACGTAAAGAGGCGCCTCTCTCACTCTCAGCTCGTTATTTTGTGTGTCCTCAGTTCACAGAGGCCTCCTGTTCCCAATCACTATTTTATTCGTTTTTCCAGATGATTGGGTAAAGACAGACAGGAAAGCGTGGAGACATAGAGACAGATTGTAAAGGTGAACAACTAAAAAAAAGGATTGCGTTCAATAACCCATAGAAAGGTTAGTAGTTAAAGGGGAGACTGTGAAAGTTGCATATTGTTATGGAGGTGTTAAGCAGCACAGGGGAATAAAACAAGATTGCTTTTGGGATTGATagggtttgttttgcagcagagctgcagtgcTGAAATCACAATTAACGTTGCATTAAGCAATAAAACCTCAAAGATTATTACTGCATCAAAAGGTAGGCCTCTAACTATTGAGCTCTTCCTGTACAGTTAGTCTAAACACACTCCTGTCCTCTCTGCCCCTCAGCCCCTGGGATGGGTTCCTGGGTCAGCTCTCTAATCTTCTCAGTCACCAGGGCACACCAGCAGAAGTATTTTAAGGCCTCGATCCATTTGGATATCATGGAGCGAGCAGAGCGCAGTCCTCACAGTTGTGCTTGGCTAAGCAGATTATCTCTGCAGCCTCAGAGAGCGAGCAAGGACTGCTGCTGCCTGTGGGCACTGGCAAAGCTGGAGTCAGGCTTTGACTGCATGTTAACTGTGGGGAAGAAGTGGCTTTATTAATGACTAGTACTGAATACCTGTAAGATATATATGTTGTACATTTGTTGTTCGATGATATCTTCAGACATCTGACCTGCAATCGAAAACAGGAAAAGCACGAGGCAGTCCTGAAATCTGAGACGggttttacagcagaaataaccTAGCACTTCTAAACATTCGGATGTTAGTCATCTGAAATTAGCATTTAGCACTGCTGTAAAAGCAGCCTCACAGAGCCTGAGTTTAAACTTCTCTCAGCCTCAGGTACATCATGTAACAATGAAACAGCTTAATTTTCTCctataacaacaaaacaaaatggttctttatcagaatcagaatcagaaagggttttattgccaaatgttgagcgggtttacaacattaggaaattgctgcggtgcttcagtgcaaacatactgttataaattaagcttaaatagacatgaaaatatagTTCgaaccattaaataattactaGAAAATtccaatatttttgaaaatagaGTGTTTACTGAATTCTTGTATGCAAATTCAATATTAATTTGCATatatgtgttttaatttgtataatATTTGCTATATCTggtcatttcttttcattttattgctcaaaaaataaatgttgcaaCTTATGTTGGGTTTTTTAGTCTGAAGTCTCAAAAAGCCAAATGTATCAAATATAATAGTAAGACAAGCATTTTCTCCTCTCTCCACCACTTCTGTCCAAGATGTCTCTAGTCTTGGACAGACGTTTTGCTTTACGTTGCTAGGCAGCAGGAGCCTCGAGTCCTTCAAAGGTTGTGGCCCCTGAATTGGGTCCAGGCTGCGAGTGATGACAAGTACACTCAAGTATGCATATTGAGTATATTATAAcgtatttttaaaattaaattagtaTGCGCAGTAGTCTCAGTCTATGCATCCCTCTCCagacacaggtgacacattcAAACCTAATAATACAAACAGTGTAACAGAATTAAATCCCATTTGCACTTAACATCACTATTTAATCTGAAATAAGCTGAACAGCACAAAATACTGTCAgtttaaacaaataataaataaacattctGCTTCGATTAAGGCATTTTTGCATCATCTGCAGCTCGTGGCCCCTCTTTTACCCACACTCGTGCTGAGAATGAGGCGACTGTCTTTATTTATTGAGCTTAACACCAGACTTTCAGTCTGAGAGTCGATAAATGTGTGAAAGGGGCTCAGCCCTGTAACACTTTTTGCACCTTCGTGGACTTCAAGTTCAGCCTTGTGATTGATGCAGTGAATGACGGTCAGGTTGGGGTGGATCTTTTTCACTAAGGCGTGTGGCTGCTCCTCTCTATCAGCAGCTGCTGCATTACTGGCAAAGTCAGCAGCCCTGGTCCACAGCTGCTTTTCATCTTTTGTGGGTAATTCTTCTGTCAGCAATCAGGCAGTAGGAGTATTTCTAACATTGTTAGTGAGTTTTCTGAATCAGCccctttttgtttctctttttttagtgAAAAGTAGTTTTGGGGATCATCCTGCACCGGGCATTGTCATGTCTGCTGTGATGGGATTGTGAACGCTGAACGTGAAAGTCATCCTCTGATATGATTGTTGTTTGTGCTGTGGACTGTTTCACGATGCAATGCTAAAATCAGATGGGGACTATAAATAATTTTGCAGAGGCAGGGACACAGGCTGGGGCAGTGaaatatataattataaatattcaTTATACTCAGTATGGATACTAGTGTTTACTGTGTGCTTGTATCATGGTCAGTCACTGTCCTGCAGGCCCGTTGGTACATATTGGACAGCCGTGTGCCTCTTCTATAAGCATTTTTTAATTCAGACAGGTCATTAAGCAGTAACATATCTGATTTCACCAGTCAGCAGATGTTTTCCTAAAAAGTCCTGTAGTAGAAAAGCCAAGCTTCATCCGAAAACTGCCTTCAAACAAGGTAATAAATGGCTTACAGTAACACGTTATCAAATATTTACCAAAATGAGTCTTTGTCCCTGCTTTGGTGGCTCAAACGACCACTAAGGGTTCCTCAGGTCATTAATAATGCACACTGTCTTGTCCCACCATAGCTTTTTCAGGTTTTATGAGTTTCACAGATGCGACCCAGCTGGAGAATTCTCTCAACCCGCAGAGCAGTGATCACTTTATTCCCATCAGCACTTATGCACCTGTAGGTTGGGATTGAGGAGGCAGCTGTTACAGTCGCATGTCATCAGTAGTTGCACTTTTATCACCTCTCTGCGCTCAGGTGTTCACCTCCCGACCCACCGCCCACCACGGCCCTCACCTGTGTGTTGCGGTGCTTCCCCTGTGAGCCGACCTGGGCTGGCAGTCCCTTCTTGCACCGCCCGCCAACCCCGCCCATGGTCAGGATGACGCGCTCCAAGACCTTCCAGGCGTACCTGCCGAGCTGCCACCGGACCTACAGCTGCATCCACTGCCGAGCTCACCTAGCCAACCACGACGAGCTCATCTCAAAGGTATCCAACGGCAACAGTGGCGTGATTGCGCCCTGTGCTGCCATTCAGGCAGCTAATTATTGCAGGTAGATTCAGattatttactgttttacttcagTTACACAGAAATAAAGACGATTGTTTAACAGCACTTAAAAGGACAAGTACTGAAAAAGcataaaacaggaagaaaggATGAAAATAAACAGCAGGCTGAACACCTGTACGCTTGTGTCAGCCACCACCTCACTATTGCCTGTGGGCGGATTAGGTTATGGATTAGGTTATAAGCTGGTTAGTGAATTGGATTATGAATGTGTTATCACTTTTTCCATGTGTGATTACGGAAACATGCTCACCTGTGTACTAAGGCCTTCTGCCTGTCGTAACACAGCTGgctgaattaaatatgtttAATTTGGCGCGTCAGTGCGAGCTTTGGccttaatgtaaataaaagccAGGTAAAGGTAGGCCTATTAAAACAGCAGTCAACCACGATGTTATCAGTAATAAACAGACCACACAGGCTTTAATATAAGCTCTTCCATGACATACGAGCACTATTGCAGTATAATAGCATGCTTATATAATCTTACAGAGTTATTGCACTGTATGGACTAGTGGATTTTTCTCAGTCTTCTCATTTTTGTCTCATCTTGCCTCTGCAGTCGTTCCAGGGCAGCCAGGGCAGAGCCTACCTGTTCAACTCAGTGTGAGTATTGATTTAGGAATAAAAGCCAGTGCTCTTGTTGCATTTCAGTCTACCTGTAGGCACAAGGCGTCGCAGGAAACCTGCATGCTGGACTTGAACAGGAAGCAGATGATGTGCCAGGTTAATATTggggtgtgtttgtttttgttttttaaggccCCAGTGTAGATAGTGCCAGTTTGTGCCTCAGAGCGGTGTTATTACTGGCTGAATTGAGTGTGAAAATGATGCTGCTGCAAAGCCTGGTGGCCTGCCAGTGCACCCTCTGTGCAACACCCTCTGTGCACATTATGCACAACATCTTTcacacttcttttttaaaatattttctctttgtctttgctttgtctctttctctcagGGTAAATGttgggtgtggccctgcagaGGAGAGAGTTCTGCTCACGGGCCTGCACGCTGTAGCAGATATCTACTGTGAGAACTGCAAAACGACCCTTGGCTGGAAATACGTAAGTACCACAAACCACATCCAAGTTTAGGGGCGACAAGCTGAGAGTTTGTTATTATAGCGTactcttattttatttgtacCCTAATTATATTTAGACTCCAGTTAATTACTGGGGTATAATTTGGttctttctgtattttataCCTCTTTCTAATCTGATTTTACTACAGATCTGAGGGAAACATATTGACACATTGATATAAGGACTAAAAGTACAATAAATTATCATGCAGTCAATTAAACTACCAGGCAGCATATTGAATGAATAAGATTGCATTCAATTTTTGTTATAAAACAGCCTTGCATTACACCGATAAATGGACACACTCTGTTACATAATGTGGATATAATGCCAGGTTGTGTGTGTCTGATGTTTCGCAATAGAAAAACAAActcaggaaaaacagaaaacaaacaggtgGAAGGTTTTAGATTTTGCTATAAAAAGAGAGACTGTGGACTTGGTTGGTGCGATGGTTAGCACTGCTCTCCTGGTTCAGACCTCTACGTTTGTGAGTTCTTTCTGTATGAAGTTTGCATTTTCTCCCGTAGCCTGCATTGATTTACTCCCAATTTCCTACCACAGTCCAAAGGCATGAATGTTGTGGTAATTactgattctaaattggccacgGATGTGAGGTAGTTTAAATGCTGTATGATTGTATAGTAAAATGTGATCTGGAATTTAAAACCATTCGAGCAGTTAATAAGTCTAGAAGACTTCCCAATTCAAGTGCATAATCCTAGCTATGGTGGCCACTGTGGGGAAACCTAGTTTAGCCACCATTCATACTGTATGTAGTGAGTATAGGCTGTCACTTTTTGCCTCAGTTCTCAATATGCCAGAAGTTTACCTCTGTTTACTCTTTAATAGGCTGTAAAACTTTGACTACTTCTGACCAACGACAGTGATACCGAGTTGAGTTATTGGCTGATATCCTGAACCCTTCTGTCTGTAAGGCTGCTGTTTTTGCCGTCTTTAGCTcatgttagcctctgttagcccCTATTAGCTTCTCTTAACTGCTGTTAGCCAGCAttagtgaaactttctttgcagAGGAGCTAACATTGTTTGACTTTAATAAACTCTATTTAAagaatgtaatcaaactttACCTGAGTTCAGGTGTCATTTTTAGGGCATCTGAGCTTAACATGAGCTGGGATAATGTTAAAttataaccagctgttgttgtttagctaGCTTGGCTCATTGTCAGCTGTCCGGAGATGGGAGGTTTGAATGTCTAATCTCCTGACGATAAGTAATTGTGTCAATGTTGGGAATAAGTAAGCATCTTAATGCAGGCTTTCGTGTATTAAAACCCTGACTTCAGTTCACGAGATGAGGATGATGTGGAAATGAGGGAGGAGAAAAAATAATGAGAAGGAGATGATGAAAGCGTGCAAATACAAATGTGAAATGGACATAAATAGTTTGAAGGAGCTATTTGTGATCTATAAATTAAAAGCCACATACATAAAACAGGATTAGGCCACTGTAGACACTGTATTCAAGATGGTGGTACAACAATGGTCATACAATCCAGCATGCACTTCTGTGTGCTTTTATTGGATTATTTCCGTGTCTATGTGAATGCAtcagtttctttatttactcacCGATTGATTTATAGTTATTAttccaacatttttttaatctattaaaTAAGCTCAAAAACTTAACTGACTGTatctttaaataaatgtgacttgggtaccaaaaaaaccaaaacagctgAACGTCACTTTTGAACTTTCcagagttttttttccttcttatcCTCAATAGAGTTTCCACATTTACTCCGGCTGTTCCAGCATCCAGCTACCTGGAAAATCTACCAATAGCTCTGctaggaaacacaaacacaaagttctcttctttttgttttggttgcACAATCGAGCCTTTATTTTCCTCAGTGGCTAACGGTCTTACATAATGACATCAAGAATTGGAGGCAACAGGCCTAAACACTGAAGATGTCATTATTCTGTAACCACTACACTGTGCAGTTAATGTTCACGTCataaaaagaagcaaaagcaTTGCCCCTTGAAGGTTCGGAGTATAGGACTTTAATAGAAGTCTGGGTTGTTGATGGTTCAACAGAAGACTTTTCCCCTTTGTTAATCAAACAGAAGCTTTACATGGAAAAGTAGTTTCTTTAGGAATCTTTTATCTAGTTTAAAATAGACTCAGATTTGATTGGAACCGTTTTTGAGTTTAAAACACATGTAGAGTTGAAGCGTCTGTAAAGCAGTGATATTGTATGTCAAAATACATGTGCGGTATGTTTTTAGGACAGGCAGTTTTTTAGGTCACATGTCAGTGAGAACCTAAACAGGATCCACACGTTAGCAGTCTTCGTATGTCAACAGAGCATGTGCATTTGTCCATGGTGAACCCTGGAAGTGAGAGTTTACATTATAGGGCATGTGGCTACATCCCTGAAGAGTTCAACCAAACATGTGCACGCAGTATCCTTTTTCTGAGAAAGGTCCATTGACCAGAACTCTTTGCTTAACCTCTAACTTTAACATTCACGACTACCTCTATAACCTTAGACCTTATTCTTTAACCTCTCCGCCTAAAAAAGTACCCTCCTTATGGCACATGTTAAACACCTGGTATACCAGCTACAGAAGTAGCTCCATCTCTCAGTAGTTTCTATTCCTGTCAGGACCTCACAAGGCAGAGAAAACAGAGGTCACATGTATGCAAAAGCGTGCAGGCACTAGATGGGGCTTAAAGGAGAGCTTCCATTAATATCCTTTGCCGGCAGCAGTGTAGATTTTCTGCAGTGTTCAAAGTTCTATTGAGAGGCTTGACCTACTGCACTTCTACACCGAGAAATCTGATAGCATGCCTCTGCAGGTCTGAACCAAAATAGCCAAAGACAAAACAAGGTACAGGCGATCGTAAAAGAACATTTGTATCGGCCTACACCGTGACACAACTCAGAGGGTCTCACAGTGAGTGAATGTCCTGCACAGAAAGCAGAATATTACTGTTTTGTGACACGTTTAACAATAATCAACTCTTTCTTTGGAACATCAGATGGATAAAAACAGCTTTCCatacttttcaaaataagagctgtgCTAAAAGGATTTCATCAATGGCTGATTGAGACATGCCTTCAGTGACGTCAACATGTTTGCAATGGCCTCACTAATTTTAAGCAAATGAAGTAAAATAAAAGACTATAATAAATGTCATTTTAGACATTAAGACAGAAGCACACACTAGAAAAGGCACACAATGGAGAACAAAGGGCTTGGGAGTAGTGCAAATGGCTTGGTCTGACTAGAGTGTGTATGTTATGGGCCTGAATGATGAAGGATACTCAGcccatggctcagattggtgaGGTGGGGTGTGGGTGGATAGTGTTTGGTGACAGTCGGAATTGTCCAAGGGAAGAAGCTGTTTCAGTGTACAGTTGAGAATGATGCAAATGCCATTAGTATGTACTTACAAACTGGTAGCTTATCCAATAGAGAAATTAGCCAAGATCTAGGTCATAGATCCCCACTGGTTGATGACTGGTTGGCAAA containing:
- the ypel2b gene encoding protein yippee-like 2 — translated: MVRMTRSKTFQAYLPSCHRTYSCIHCRAHLANHDELISKSFQGSQGRAYLFNSVVNVGCGPAEERVLLTGLHAVADIYCENCKTTLGWKYEHAFESSQKYKEGKFIIELAHMIKDNGWD